The following are from one region of the Streptomyces tuirus genome:
- a CDS encoding PspC domain-containing protein encodes MTDHQHAATGPGPGSGPRPAAGAGPEDAAPAAGSAPGRADAGEQGGASGTAAAEEAVPAGPPHAFRRDRRHKALAGVCAGLGRQCDMDPAIFRITLAVLSATGGIGLIFYGFAWLFVPYDDEEENEVRKLLTGRVDGQALAAVLFALVGCGVFLTMLNNGGVLTFAVVLSLLLAGAGYWSRQRGANSPDPLAAQAAADAPPEPQAPPILLTTPSWWRDPIVKDGTHIGGTGYLWGPRDTHDLDVAAAVNISLGTRPGTPRSGAREDIPTQRPAPPRPRGPRWIGGWVFLLALLAGALGTSRTWDGHPLGTSLQTGLACAVAVLGLGIAVSAFLGRTGAGSIFLAILTAGLLAGAAALPKDIDTHWARTTWQPATVADVRPRYDLGTGVGTLDLSKLDVSGKQTVTTQAEVGMGKLRVLVPDGVTVRLDVEVGVGDLQLPGDDPKDVDVQPGRHKEITLSPAKGVETSGTIDLDLHVGMGQAEVTRASS; translated from the coding sequence ATGACCGATCACCAGCACGCCGCGACGGGTCCGGGACCCGGCTCCGGCCCACGCCCCGCTGCGGGCGCAGGGCCGGAGGATGCCGCGCCCGCCGCGGGCTCCGCACCCGGGCGCGCGGACGCGGGAGAGCAGGGAGGAGCATCCGGTACAGCCGCCGCCGAGGAAGCCGTCCCGGCCGGGCCTCCCCACGCCTTCCGCCGCGACCGCCGCCACAAGGCCCTGGCCGGCGTCTGCGCAGGACTCGGGCGGCAGTGCGACATGGACCCGGCGATCTTCCGCATCACCCTCGCCGTGCTCTCCGCCACCGGCGGCATCGGCCTCATCTTCTACGGCTTCGCCTGGCTCTTCGTCCCGTACGACGACGAGGAGGAGAACGAGGTCCGCAAGCTGCTCACCGGCCGCGTCGACGGCCAGGCCCTGGCGGCCGTGCTGTTCGCGCTGGTGGGCTGCGGAGTGTTCCTGACCATGCTGAACAACGGCGGGGTGCTGACCTTCGCCGTCGTCCTCTCCCTCCTCCTCGCGGGCGCCGGCTACTGGTCGCGCCAGCGCGGCGCCAACAGCCCCGACCCCCTGGCCGCGCAGGCCGCGGCCGACGCCCCGCCGGAGCCCCAGGCGCCGCCGATCCTCCTCACCACGCCCTCCTGGTGGCGCGACCCGATCGTCAAGGACGGCACCCACATCGGCGGCACGGGCTACCTGTGGGGCCCTCGCGACACCCATGACCTGGATGTCGCCGCGGCCGTCAACATCAGCCTCGGCACCCGGCCCGGCACCCCCCGGTCCGGCGCCCGCGAGGACATACCCACCCAGCGCCCCGCGCCGCCCCGGCCGCGCGGCCCGCGCTGGATCGGAGGCTGGGTCTTCCTGCTGGCCCTGCTCGCGGGAGCCCTGGGCACGAGCCGCACCTGGGACGGGCATCCGCTCGGCACCAGCCTGCAGACGGGCCTGGCCTGTGCGGTCGCCGTCCTGGGCCTGGGCATAGCCGTCAGCGCCTTCCTGGGCCGGACCGGCGCCGGCTCGATCTTCCTGGCGATCCTCACGGCCGGCCTGCTCGCCGGCGCGGCGGCCCTGCCCAAGGACATCGACACCCACTGGGCGCGCACCACCTGGCAGCCCGCCACGGTGGCGGACGTACGGCCGCGCTACGACCTGGGAACCGGTGTCGGCACACTGGACCTGAGCAAGCTGGACGTGTCCGGGAAGCAGACGGTGACGACGCAGGCGGAGGTCGGCATGGGCAAGCTCAGAGTGCTCGTGCCCGACGGCGTGACGGTGCGGCTGGACGTCGAGGTGGGGGTCGGCGATCTCCAGCTGCCGGGCGACGACCCGAAGGACGTGGACGTGCAGCCGGGGCGGCACAAGGAGATCACCCTCTCCCCCGCCAAGGGCGTCGAGACGTCCGGCACGATCGACCTGGACCTCCACGTCGGCATGGGACAGGCGGAGGTGACCCGTGCTTCGTCATGA
- a CDS encoding ATP-binding protein, with translation MSEAAAAPLAEPRPPRKLYRSSDGRWLGGVARGLAGHLGLPVIWVRLVFVGLFMADGLGALLYAAFWFFVPLGVGGVEAQKPPSPLTETSSDGRRRLVARRPDKGQIVALLLMVVVAMVFVGNVNLSGGARAYLWPTVFVGAGVALVWRQADNARRARWAEVGRRRRTVTLLRSVGGVLLVTAGVSGIFVLQGSAAHLGSVLQAALAVLVGITLLAGPYLVRMTQDLSEERLMRIRAQERAEVAAHVHDSVLHTLTLIQRNAENANEVRRLARAQERDLRTWLYKPEGTGKDEADEPTTLADAVRRNAAEVEDKHGVPIEVVVVGDCPLDERISAQMQAAREAMVNAAKYGGEGGAVQVFAEVEGKTVFVSVRDRGPGFDLGSIPADRMGVRESIIGRMERNGGTARLRAVPDGGTEVELEMERAEKTS, from the coding sequence ATGTCGGAAGCCGCAGCAGCGCCACTCGCCGAACCGCGGCCGCCGCGCAAGCTCTACCGCAGCAGTGACGGACGCTGGCTCGGGGGCGTGGCGCGGGGCCTCGCCGGGCATCTCGGGCTGCCCGTGATCTGGGTCCGGCTGGTCTTCGTCGGCCTGTTCATGGCCGACGGACTCGGCGCGCTGCTGTACGCCGCGTTCTGGTTCTTCGTCCCGCTCGGCGTCGGCGGTGTGGAGGCGCAGAAGCCGCCGTCGCCCCTGACGGAGACCTCGTCCGACGGCCGCCGCAGGCTCGTCGCGCGCAGACCCGACAAGGGCCAGATCGTGGCCCTGCTCCTCATGGTCGTGGTGGCCATGGTCTTCGTCGGCAATGTGAACCTCAGCGGCGGAGCCAGGGCGTACCTCTGGCCGACGGTGTTCGTCGGCGCGGGTGTCGCCCTGGTCTGGCGGCAGGCGGACAACGCCCGCCGGGCCCGCTGGGCCGAGGTCGGCCGCCGCCGGCGCACGGTCACGCTGCTGCGCTCGGTGGGTGGCGTCCTGCTGGTGACGGCCGGCGTCTCCGGCATCTTCGTCCTGCAAGGGTCCGCGGCCCACCTCGGATCGGTCCTGCAGGCGGCCCTCGCGGTCCTCGTGGGGATAACGCTGCTCGCCGGGCCGTATCTGGTGCGCATGACGCAGGACCTCTCCGAGGAGCGCCTGATGCGCATCCGCGCCCAGGAGCGCGCGGAGGTCGCCGCCCATGTGCACGACTCGGTGCTGCACACCCTCACCCTGATACAGCGCAACGCGGAGAACGCGAACGAGGTCCGCCGCCTGGCCCGAGCCCAGGAGCGCGACCTGCGCACCTGGCTCTACAAGCCCGAGGGCACCGGCAAGGACGAGGCCGACGAGCCCACCACCCTCGCCGACGCCGTCCGGCGCAACGCGGCCGAGGTCGAGGACAAGCACGGCGTGCCCATCGAGGTCGTGGTCGTGGGCGACTGCCCGCTCGACGAGAGGATCTCCGCGCAGATGCAGGCCGCGCGGGAAGCAATGGTGAACGCCGCCAAGTACGGTGGCGAGGGCGGCGCCGTCCAGGTCTTCGCCGAGGTCGAGGGGAAGACGGTCTTCGTGTCCGTCCGGGACCGCGGCCCCGGCTTCGACCTCGGCTCGATACCCGCCGACCGGATGGGTGTCAGAGAATCGATCATCGGCCGCATGGAGCGCAACGGCGGTACGGCGCGGCTGCGCGCGGTGCCGGACGGCGGCACGGAGGTCGAGCTGGAGATGGAGAGGGCGGAGAAGACGTCATGA
- a CDS encoding LuxR C-terminal-related transcriptional regulator, whose product MSDPTEANGTAGSAEAAGPAESGGGPGRHVRVVLVDDHRMFRTGVQAEIGQTEQTGVEVVGEAADVDQAVTVITATRPEVVLLDVHLPGGGGVEVLRRCAPLMGDTEQPVRFLALSVSDAAEDVIGVIRGGARGYVTKTITGTDLVNSVFRVQEGDAVFSPRLAGFVLDAFASTDAPPVDEDLDRLTQREREVLRLIARGYAYKEIAKQLYISVKTVESHVSAVLRKLQLSNRHELTRWATARRLV is encoded by the coding sequence ATGAGCGACCCGACCGAGGCGAACGGTACGGCGGGATCGGCGGAGGCGGCCGGACCCGCGGAGTCGGGCGGCGGCCCCGGGCGTCATGTGCGCGTGGTCCTCGTGGACGACCACCGCATGTTCCGCACGGGGGTCCAGGCCGAGATCGGACAGACCGAGCAGACCGGAGTCGAGGTCGTCGGCGAGGCCGCGGACGTCGACCAGGCCGTCACGGTCATCACCGCGACCCGGCCCGAGGTGGTCCTCCTCGATGTGCACCTGCCGGGCGGGGGCGGCGTGGAAGTGCTGCGCCGCTGCGCCCCGTTGATGGGCGACACCGAGCAGCCGGTCCGCTTCCTCGCGCTGTCCGTGTCGGACGCGGCCGAAGACGTGATCGGCGTGATCCGTGGCGGGGCCCGCGGGTACGTCACCAAGACGATCACCGGCACGGACCTGGTGAACTCCGTGTTCCGTGTCCAGGAGGGCGACGCGGTCTTCTCCCCGCGCCTCGCCGGGTTCGTCCTGGACGCCTTCGCCTCCACGGACGCGCCGCCGGTCGACGAGGACCTGGACCGCCTGACCCAGCGCGAGCGCGAGGTGCTGCGGCTCATCGCGCGGGGCTACGCGTACAAGGAGATCGCCAAGCAGCTGTACATCTCCGTGAAGACGGTCGAGTCGCACGTCTCGGCGGTGCTGCGCAAGCTCCAGCTGTCGAACCGGCACGAGCTGACGCGCTGGGCGACGGCTCGCCGGCTGGTCTGA
- a CDS encoding C40 family peptidase encodes MAAHRKPRQRSTGGSKARTAATIALAGAATATGLDGTGHAEPQLSPAQVKAEVDELYQEAEVATEKYNGAKEKAEAAGQRLKDLQDQAARKEERLNSARDALGSVAAAQYRAGGLDPAVQLALSDDPDRYLENAEFVERAGNRQNAAVAGVRRQLREIEQLRGAAHIELTSLKSRQTELKRHKKTITGKLGSARQLLSRLSVQERSRLGASTDRASRSTGPRDTLTAPGPATAQAPNSRAATAVSYAYQKLGSPYVWGATGPNAFDCSGLVQAAYRAAGVSLPRTTYSQIAAGRRVSRSELLPGDLVFFYAGISHVGIYVGNGRMIHAPNPSAPVRVAPLDEMPFAGATRVV; translated from the coding sequence GTGGCAGCGCACCGCAAGCCCCGACAGCGCTCGACGGGTGGCAGCAAGGCCCGTACGGCCGCCACGATCGCCCTCGCGGGCGCGGCGACGGCGACGGGCCTGGACGGCACCGGACACGCCGAACCACAGCTCAGCCCCGCCCAGGTCAAGGCCGAGGTGGACGAGCTGTACCAGGAGGCGGAGGTCGCCACCGAGAAGTACAACGGCGCGAAGGAGAAGGCCGAGGCGGCCGGGCAGCGGCTGAAGGACCTCCAGGACCAGGCGGCGCGCAAGGAGGAGCGGCTCAACTCCGCCCGCGACGCGCTGGGTTCGGTTGCCGCCGCGCAGTACCGGGCCGGGGGCCTCGACCCCGCGGTGCAGCTCGCCCTGTCCGACGATCCCGACCGGTACCTGGAGAACGCCGAGTTCGTGGAGCGGGCCGGCAACCGGCAGAACGCCGCCGTCGCGGGCGTGCGCAGACAGCTGCGGGAGATCGAGCAGCTGCGCGGGGCCGCCCACATCGAGCTGACGTCCCTGAAGTCGCGGCAGACGGAGCTGAAGCGGCACAAGAAGACGATCACCGGCAAACTGGGCTCGGCACGGCAGCTGCTCTCCCGGCTCAGTGTGCAGGAACGTTCCCGGCTGGGCGCATCGACCGACCGTGCCTCGCGCTCGACGGGCCCGCGGGACACCCTCACGGCCCCCGGCCCCGCCACGGCCCAGGCGCCCAACTCCCGCGCCGCCACGGCCGTCTCCTACGCCTACCAGAAGCTCGGCAGCCCCTACGTCTGGGGCGCCACCGGCCCGAACGCCTTCGACTGCTCGGGCCTCGTCCAGGCCGCGTACCGTGCCGCAGGCGTCTCCCTGCCCCGTACGACGTACTCCCAGATCGCCGCCGGCCGCCGCGTCTCCCGCTCCGAACTCCTCCCCGGCGACCTGGTCTTCTTCTACGCCGGCATCAGCCATGTCGGCATCTACGTCGGCAACGGCCGGATGATCCACGCACCGAACCCCTCCGCGCCGGTGCGTGTCGCCCCGCTGGACGAGATGCCGTTCGCGGGGGCGACCCGGGTGGTGTGA